A single region of the Acinetobacter sp. WCHA45 genome encodes:
- the rplI gene encoding 50S ribosomal protein L9: MDVILLQRIKNLGKLGDKVSVKAGYGRNFLIPQGKAVAATEANTAAFEARRAELEKQEAAILAAANARAEQLNEVNIVITAKAGDEGKLFGSIGTRDIADALTNAGLAVDRAEVRLPNGALRHTGEFNIAIQLHHDVVAEVLVTIVSE; this comes from the coding sequence GTGGACGTTATCTTATTACAACGCATTAAGAACCTTGGTAAATTAGGCGACAAAGTATCAGTTAAAGCTGGTTACGGTCGTAACTTCTTGATCCCTCAAGGTAAAGCTGTAGCTGCAACTGAAGCAAATACTGCTGCATTTGAAGCTCGTCGTGCTGAACTTGAGAAACAAGAAGCTGCTATTTTAGCTGCTGCGAATGCACGTGCTGAACAATTGAACGAAGTAAATATCGTTATTACTGCGAAAGCTGGTGATGAAGGTAAACTTTTCGGTTCTATCGGTACTCGTGATATCGCTGACGCTTTAACGAACGCTGGTCTAGCAGTAGATCGTGCAGAAGTTCGTTTACCAAACGGTGCGCTTCGTCACACTGGTGAATTCAACATCGCAATCCAATTGCATCATGATGTTGTTGCTGAAGTTCTCGTTACTATCGTATCTGAGTAA
- the dnaB gene encoding replicative DNA helicase, producing the protein MSQANANFTKNSPNTESKVSDSGQLKEFRTPPHNLAIEQAVLAALMTVAESFEQVSDLLKENDFYATRHKYIYRAIEKLAQENSPYDAVLVNDWLLKQNLLDAIGGEEYLMQLMADSPSSFYNLEIYANKIKEFSTLRAMIKVSSDILQNAYDTKGRPVSEILDLAETSIFSLAEQHNNNKKDSGPKSISSVTADVISKLDELSKLDGNITGLTTGFLELDNKTSGMQPGDLIIVAARPSMGKTTFAMNLVESVLQYNRLPALVFSMEMPADSIAMRLISAMGKVHQGHLRSGNLDADEWTKVTGTILQLQEMHLYIDDSSALPPTELRARARRIAKMHDGKIGCIMVDYLQLMKVPGMGDNRVGEISEISRSLKALAKEMQCPVIALSQLNRSLENRPNKRPVMSDLRESGAIEQDADLIMFIYRDEVYNKESKEAGTAEIIIGKQRNGPIGSVRLAFEGQYTRFSNLSPEFYAQYDDEE; encoded by the coding sequence ATGTCACAGGCGAATGCCAATTTTACGAAAAATTCTCCAAACACAGAGAGTAAAGTGAGTGACTCAGGTCAATTAAAAGAATTTCGTACACCACCGCACAATCTCGCAATTGAGCAAGCTGTGCTCGCGGCATTAATGACGGTTGCCGAATCATTTGAACAAGTCAGCGATTTACTTAAAGAAAATGATTTTTATGCAACACGTCATAAATATATTTATCGTGCCATCGAAAAACTAGCGCAAGAAAACTCGCCTTATGATGCTGTATTGGTCAATGATTGGTTACTCAAACAAAACCTGCTTGATGCAATTGGTGGTGAAGAATATTTGATGCAATTGATGGCAGATTCACCTTCAAGCTTTTACAATCTTGAAATCTACGCCAATAAAATTAAAGAATTTTCAACACTACGCGCAATGATTAAAGTCAGTAGTGATATTTTGCAAAATGCTTATGACACCAAAGGTCGCCCTGTCAGTGAAATCCTAGATTTAGCCGAAACCAGTATTTTCTCTTTGGCCGAACAACATAACAACAACAAGAAAGATTCAGGGCCAAAATCGATTAGCTCTGTCACTGCTGATGTGATTTCTAAACTCGATGAACTTTCTAAATTAGACGGCAATATTACAGGTTTAACCACAGGTTTCTTAGAGTTAGATAATAAAACCTCAGGTATGCAACCTGGGGATTTGATTATTGTTGCAGCCCGTCCTTCGATGGGTAAAACCACCTTCGCCATGAACTTAGTTGAAAGTGTACTGCAATACAACCGCTTACCTGCTCTCGTATTCTCAATGGAGATGCCAGCAGACTCGATTGCTATGCGTTTGATCTCAGCAATGGGTAAAGTCCATCAGGGTCATCTACGTTCAGGTAATCTCGATGCAGATGAATGGACCAAAGTCACAGGAACTATTCTTCAATTACAAGAAATGCACCTCTATATCGATGATTCCTCTGCCCTACCACCAACTGAACTTCGTGCACGTGCGCGACGTATTGCCAAAATGCATGATGGAAAAATCGGCTGTATCATGGTCGACTACTTACAGTTAATGAAAGTGCCGGGTATGGGCGATAACCGTGTGGGTGAGATTTCGGAGATTTCTCGAAGCTTAAAAGCACTAGCTAAAGAAATGCAATGCCCTGTCATTGCACTGTCTCAGCTTAACCGTAGTTTGGAGAACAGACCAAATAAACGCCCTGTCATGTCAGACTTACGTGAATCAGGCGCAATCGAGCAAGATGCCGACTTGATCATGTTTATTTATCGTGATGAAGTCTATAACAAAGAGTCTAAAGAAGCTGGTACAGCCGAAATTATTATCGGTAAACAACGTAATGGTCCAATTGGTTCAGTTCGTCTTGCCTTTGAAGGTCAATACACTCGCTTTAGTAACCTTTCACCTGAGTTCTATGCTCAATACGATGACGAGGAATAA
- the alr gene encoding alanine racemase produces MRQATVYIDSDALQYNLNRVKQLAPHSQIVSMVKANAYGHGVKDCLAALDATDAFGVACLEEALEIRQLGYSQPITLIEGIFSEDEMQQVIEHKLECLIHQSQQVEWLIQHKQAYNALGLKVWVKLNSGMNRLGFKVTEIIDVIQRLKSEGFSCVLTMHFANADADHPLNEQQKQQFLHVKEACAPILASCCNSAAIYKYPELHFDFVRPGIMLYGASPFADKNVDELDLKPVMTFSAEIITLNQIQQGESVGYGSTFTATQPMNIAIVSIGYGDGYPRAYLKPNFVAIDEQLVPVIGRVSMDMIAIDVTQVKAELGAKVELWGKHRLVDDVAAANGTIGYELLCRLSNRPIRKVI; encoded by the coding sequence GTGCGCCAAGCAACAGTTTATATTGATAGTGATGCACTACAATATAATTTAAACCGCGTTAAACAACTTGCTCCACATTCACAAATTGTTAGTATGGTCAAAGCAAATGCTTATGGACATGGAGTTAAAGATTGTTTAGCCGCCTTGGATGCCACAGACGCCTTTGGTGTCGCCTGTTTAGAAGAAGCTTTAGAGATCAGGCAACTGGGATATTCTCAACCCATCACTTTGATTGAGGGCATATTTTCAGAAGACGAAATGCAACAAGTAATTGAGCACAAACTCGAATGCCTGATTCATCAAAGTCAACAAGTTGAATGGTTGATTCAGCATAAACAAGCTTATAATGCTTTGGGCTTAAAAGTGTGGGTCAAGCTAAATAGCGGAATGAACCGTTTAGGCTTTAAAGTGACTGAAATTATCGATGTCATTCAACGTTTAAAATCAGAAGGCTTTAGCTGTGTCCTTACTATGCATTTTGCCAATGCAGATGCCGATCACCCTTTAAATGAACAACAAAAGCAGCAATTTCTCCATGTCAAAGAAGCATGTGCCCCTATCTTAGCATCATGCTGTAACTCCGCTGCGATCTATAAATATCCTGAATTGCATTTCGATTTTGTTCGCCCAGGTATCATGCTTTATGGCGCAAGTCCATTTGCTGACAAAAATGTAGATGAACTCGATTTAAAGCCTGTAATGACCTTTAGTGCAGAAATCATTACACTTAATCAAATTCAACAAGGCGAATCTGTAGGTTATGGTTCAACGTTTACAGCAACACAGCCTATGAATATTGCCATTGTCTCAATTGGCTATGGTGATGGTTACCCACGTGCTTATTTAAAACCCAATTTCGTTGCAATTGATGAACAACTTGTTCCTGTTATTGGTCGTGTCAGTATGGATATGATTGCGATTGACGTTACTCAGGTTAAAGCTGAATTAGGTGCTAAAGTAGAACTATGGGGCAAACATCGACTCGTCGATGATGTCGCTGCGGCAAATGGCACGATTGGTTACGAATTATTATGTCGGTTAAGTAATAGACCCATTCGAAAAGTGATTTAA
- a CDS encoding proteasome-type protease — MTYCCALRLEQGLVLISDTRTNAGVDHISVFRKLHTFGVEGERFIALQTAGNLATTQAVIGHLQNALALHQEPNLYSANTMFEVAELIGKTLRKVLEDVTTDTQEQMNYSCSILVCGQIQGEEMQLYNVYPQGNFICATTDTPYFQIGESKYGKPILDRALHYTMPLDDALRCSLISFDSTLRSNVSVGLPLDALVYHKDSFKIPEGKRIREDDPYFTQISKQWSDTLRRGLQELPKPTTDYGL; from the coding sequence ATGACCTATTGTTGTGCATTAAGATTAGAGCAAGGTTTGGTATTGATTAGTGATACTCGAACTAATGCAGGGGTCGATCATATTTCTGTATTTCGTAAATTACATACCTTTGGTGTTGAAGGTGAGCGTTTTATTGCATTGCAAACAGCAGGTAATTTAGCAACAACACAAGCTGTTATTGGTCATTTACAAAATGCTTTAGCATTACATCAAGAGCCAAATTTATATAGCGCAAATACCATGTTTGAAGTTGCTGAATTAATTGGAAAGACTTTGCGTAAGGTACTCGAGGATGTTACGACCGATACTCAGGAACAGATGAACTACTCGTGTAGTATTTTGGTGTGTGGGCAGATACAGGGTGAGGAAATGCAACTGTATAATGTCTATCCACAAGGTAATTTTATCTGTGCGACTACCGATACCCCATATTTCCAGATTGGTGAAAGTAAGTATGGAAAGCCAATTTTAGATCGTGCACTGCACTATACGATGCCATTAGATGATGCGTTACGTTGCAGTTTGATCTCTTTTGATTCAACATTAAGGTCTAATGTTTCTGTTGGATTGCCTTTAGACGCGTTGGTTTATCATAAAGATAGTTTTAAAATTCCTGAAGGGAAACGCATCCGAGAAGATGATCCTTACTTTACCCAAATTAGTAAACAGTGGTCTGATACCTTGCGCCGTGGACTTCAAGAGTTACCAAAGCCTACGACTGATTATGGTTTGTAA
- a CDS encoding transglutaminase family protein, with translation MKLMVNHQTHYRYTQVARNSVQSIKMMPQSSMHQSIENWHISVPGQYSCQRDAFNNLWITATQRHEYRYLTIMAQGVVDLYATELGYVETDVSPMLFLQRTMMTCCDLSMLDFAQAVVKVKDRKHLILLSEKILQQVQYQPETTSVTTAAIDAFHARQGVCQDHAHILIAMCRGLHLPARYVSGYIYDANQPHLASHAWAEVFVENEWYCFDVSNQIFTPKNHIYVAVGRDYLDVAPIRGIREQGGMESMISTVQVLAC, from the coding sequence ATGAAACTCATGGTGAATCATCAAACGCACTATCGTTATACGCAAGTTGCTCGAAATAGTGTGCAATCGATTAAAATGATGCCACAGAGTTCTATGCACCAAAGCATAGAAAACTGGCATATTAGTGTGCCGGGACAATATTCATGTCAAAGAGACGCATTTAATAATTTATGGATTACTGCAACTCAGAGGCATGAATATCGCTACTTGACCATTATGGCACAAGGTGTCGTTGATTTATATGCAACAGAACTCGGCTATGTAGAAACGGATGTTTCTCCAATGCTTTTTTTGCAGCGTACCATGATGACGTGTTGCGATCTAAGTATGCTTGATTTTGCTCAGGCGGTGGTCAAAGTAAAAGATCGTAAGCATTTAATACTTTTATCTGAGAAAATTTTACAACAAGTTCAGTACCAGCCTGAGACCACCTCAGTGACGACTGCTGCAATTGATGCATTTCATGCAAGACAAGGTGTATGTCAAGATCATGCACATATTTTAATTGCAATGTGCCGTGGATTACATTTACCAGCTCGTTATGTGTCTGGCTATATATATGATGCAAATCAACCGCACCTAGCCAGTCATGCATGGGCTGAGGTTTTTGTAGAAAATGAGTGGTATTGTTTCGATGTAAGTAACCAGATATTTACCCCAAAAAATCATATTTATGTCGCAGTTGGTCGTGATTATCTAGATGTTGCACCAATTCGAGGTATCCGTGAGCAAGGTGGGATGGAAAGTATGATATCTACGGTTCAAGTTTTGGCTTGTTGA
- a CDS encoding alpha-E domain-containing protein: protein MLLLSSSAHHIYWLGRYLFRIGHVASHLPFCDDEQAADFAQALCLHIDDAENLNNFMLDHQQPYSLLSQLEIARDNIQELRGLLSAQTYAELNHIIKNAVSDGEEIQAVVGKCCALLKTEQNDVFLFFHVGQCIEKIDTHFRFQHNIQDVIASIDPIIEQLFEIGWDDLQPNWQILKEQPYLNQFYAFTYKLENQFEAFS from the coding sequence ATGCTTTTACTTAGCTCAAGCGCTCATCATATTTATTGGTTAGGTCGTTATTTATTTAGAATTGGTCATGTTGCTAGCCATTTGCCATTTTGTGATGATGAACAAGCAGCAGATTTTGCTCAAGCGCTTTGTTTACATATCGATGATGCTGAGAATCTGAATAATTTTATGCTAGATCATCAACAACCCTATTCTTTATTGAGCCAGCTTGAGATTGCTCGAGATAATATTCAAGAATTACGTGGTTTACTGTCAGCTCAAACCTATGCTGAGCTGAATCATATAATTAAAAATGCAGTATCAGATGGTGAAGAGATTCAAGCCGTCGTAGGGAAGTGTTGTGCTCTTTTAAAAACAGAACAAAACGATGTTTTCTTATTCTTTCATGTTGGACAATGTATTGAAAAAATTGATACGCACTTCCGTTTTCAACATAATATTCAGGATGTTATAGCTTCGATTGACCCGATTATTGAACAGTTATTTGAAATAGGTTGGGATGACTTGCAGCCAAATTGGCAGATTCTAAAAGAGCAACCTTATTTAAATCAGTTTTATGCCTTTACCTATAAGTTAGAAAATCAATTTGAGGCATTCTCATGA
- a CDS encoding circularly permuted type 2 ATP-grasp protein, with the protein MSEQEHNLHASADYYTQEQTAAVSVHSSTFIPQLSVSTNLFEQLKSEFFNEMLDDKSFNAEASKKIEQWLSIRSLDELRTLGSQAKQHFLYQGITFNVYGDQEGAERTIPYDLIPRVIEKKQWEKISSGCAQRVKALNSFLDDIYHGQHILKEGLIPADQVIAHEAFQPHMLNHHLKGKVYSQISGIDIIRDGQGDFFVLEDNLRTPSGVSYMIESRKISKKLMPDLCISNNLQGIEQYPTLLRTILEENAYVDKPLIVVLTPGRFNSAYYEHSFLAREMDVPLVTSRDLFVENDRVFVKTIRGRQQVDVIYRRVDDDFLDPLTFRPDSTLGVAGLMSAYLQKNVVIANAPGTGVADDKSIYPYVDKMIQFYLGETAILSNVPTYQCRDQEHLDYVLSNLEKLVVKEAQGSGGYGMLIGPQADQQQIELFRQKIIETPHLYIAQPTLALSVAPTLTSEGVAERHIDLRPFVLSSPYRTEIVPGGLTRVAMQAGSLVVNSSQGGGIKDTWVVETLHS; encoded by the coding sequence ATGTCAGAACAAGAACACAACCTACATGCCAGTGCGGATTATTATACTCAAGAGCAAACGGCAGCGGTATCAGTCCATTCGTCTACATTTATCCCACAGCTTAGTGTCAGCACAAACTTGTTTGAGCAGCTTAAATCTGAGTTTTTTAACGAGATGCTTGATGACAAAAGTTTTAATGCGGAAGCTTCGAAAAAAATTGAACAGTGGTTGAGTATTCGCAGTCTTGATGAGTTACGAACACTTGGTAGTCAAGCGAAGCAACATTTCCTTTATCAGGGAATCACATTCAATGTGTATGGCGATCAAGAGGGTGCTGAGCGAACCATTCCTTATGATTTGATTCCAAGAGTGATTGAAAAGAAACAATGGGAAAAAATTTCATCAGGTTGTGCACAACGCGTGAAAGCACTCAATTCATTTTTGGATGATATTTATCATGGGCAACATATTTTAAAAGAGGGGCTTATTCCTGCTGATCAAGTGATTGCACATGAAGCATTTCAGCCACATATGTTAAATCATCATCTTAAAGGGAAGGTTTATTCACAAATTAGCGGTATTGATATTATTCGTGATGGTCAAGGTGATTTCTTTGTACTTGAAGATAATTTAAGAACACCGTCTGGCGTATCTTATATGATTGAGAGTCGTAAGATTAGTAAAAAACTAATGCCTGATTTGTGCATCAGTAACAATTTGCAAGGCATAGAACAATACCCAACTTTATTAAGAACAATTTTAGAAGAGAACGCTTATGTGGATAAGCCACTTATTGTGGTATTAACACCAGGTCGTTTTAACAGTGCTTATTATGAGCATTCATTTTTAGCACGAGAAATGGATGTGCCATTAGTCACGAGTCGAGATTTATTTGTTGAAAATGATCGAGTTTTTGTTAAAACAATTCGTGGTCGTCAGCAAGTTGATGTGATCTATCGCCGTGTCGATGATGACTTTCTTGATCCGTTAACTTTTAGACCTGATAGTACATTAGGAGTTGCAGGGTTGATGTCGGCTTATTTGCAAAAAAATGTTGTGATTGCAAACGCACCAGGTACAGGTGTTGCTGACGATAAATCAATTTATCCTTATGTTGATAAAATGATTCAATTTTATTTGGGTGAAACAGCAATTTTAAGTAATGTTCCGACATATCAATGTCGTGATCAAGAACACTTGGATTATGTACTTAGTAATTTAGAAAAATTGGTCGTGAAAGAGGCACAAGGTTCGGGTGGATATGGGATGTTGATTGGACCACAAGCAGATCAACAACAAATTGAACTATTTAGACAAAAAATTATTGAAACACCACATTTGTATATTGCACAACCCACTCTGGCACTTTCTGTAGCACCAACATTAACGTCCGAAGGGGTTGCTGAACGACATATCGATTTACGCCCATTCGTTTTGAGTTCGCCTTATCGTACTGAGATTGTGCCAGGAGGTCTGACTCGAGTTGCAATGCAAGCGGGTTCTTTAGTGGTTAATTCCTCTCAAGGCGGTGGTATCAAAGATACATGGGTTGTAGAAACATTGCATTCTTGA
- a CDS encoding helix-turn-helix transcriptional regulator, with product MSSVQEKETSNSLYRQWQILSRLSTGKWMGTRELQETLQREGIEISLRTIQRDLNQIAQRFPIESNRTVPQGWRWRSDAPIQSLPHMTSSQAVTFMMVEEHLRHLLPPSLLEEMTPWFDLAKRSLSTQNNVRQWINRVRIVPASQPLIPPMVDKQAQQAIYEGLLQDKKIECIYRARTNSGEDKSYILNPLALVQKGAVIYLICTRNDKTEVQTFALHRFKAATVLDNRALHPVNFDIDNYIESGALGFRVDYSKPTEQIQLKLTMTESTAKSFYESQLSKDQKITPLEENIVEVSATVAFTSQLVWWLRSFGKKLLNIEPSVVYNAVKEIED from the coding sequence ATGTCATCCGTACAAGAAAAAGAAACTTCCAATAGCCTTTATCGCCAATGGCAGATATTGTCTCGTCTTTCTACAGGGAAATGGATGGGGACACGTGAATTACAAGAAACATTACAACGTGAAGGAATCGAAATTAGCCTTCGAACCATTCAGCGGGATTTAAATCAGATTGCTCAACGCTTTCCCATTGAAAGCAATAGGACTGTACCGCAAGGTTGGCGTTGGCGTTCAGATGCACCCATCCAAAGCTTGCCACATATGACCAGCTCTCAAGCTGTCACCTTTATGATGGTAGAAGAGCATTTAAGACACTTACTTCCGCCAAGTTTACTTGAAGAAATGACACCTTGGTTTGATCTGGCAAAACGTAGTTTGTCTACACAAAACAATGTCAGACAATGGATCAATCGAGTTCGTATTGTTCCTGCTTCGCAACCATTAATCCCTCCGATGGTTGATAAACAAGCTCAACAAGCAATTTATGAAGGCTTACTACAAGATAAAAAAATTGAATGTATATATCGAGCACGGACCAATTCAGGCGAAGATAAATCCTATATTTTAAATCCTTTAGCTTTGGTTCAAAAAGGTGCAGTAATTTATTTAATCTGTACCAGAAATGATAAAACTGAAGTACAAACTTTTGCCCTGCACCGTTTTAAAGCAGCAACTGTACTTGATAACCGTGCTCTACATCCCGTAAATTTTGATATTGATAATTATATCGAATCAGGCGCGTTGGGCTTCCGTGTAGATTACAGCAAACCGACCGAACAAATTCAGCTCAAACTAACGATGACTGAAAGTACAGCAAAAAGCTTTTATGAAAGTCAGTTAAGTAAAGACCAAAAGATTACGCCGTTAGAAGAAAATATTGTTGAGGTTAGTGCAACAGTCGCTTTTACCTCTCAACTGGTTTGGTGGTTACGTAGCTTTGGTAAAAAGTTGCTCAATATTGAGCCAAGCGTTGTATATAATGCTGTGAAAGAGATAGAAGATTAA
- a CDS encoding DksA/TraR family C4-type zinc finger protein, translating into MAGGWARDGAEQEQIDATIYDAIAKARQGLSHNEDGEAALYCEECGEPIPQARREAMKGVKYCIRCQQQLEEKSKALELFNRRGSKDSQLR; encoded by the coding sequence ATGGCGGGTGGTTGGGCACGTGACGGTGCAGAGCAGGAGCAGATTGATGCAACAATTTATGATGCGATTGCAAAAGCAAGACAAGGTCTTTCTCATAATGAAGATGGAGAAGCCGCATTATATTGTGAAGAATGTGGCGAGCCCATTCCTCAAGCCCGCCGTGAAGCGATGAAAGGCGTGAAATATTGTATTCGTTGCCAGCAACAACTTGAGGAAAAGAGTAAGGCACTGGAACTATTTAATCGGCGGGGAAGTAAGGATAGCCAATTACGTTAA
- a CDS encoding adenylosuccinate synthase yields MGKNVVVLGTQWGDEGKGKIVDLLTDQAAAVVRYQGGHNAGHTLVVGGKKTVLHLIPSGILRENVLCLIGNGVVLSPEALIKEMAILEAEGVPVKERLRISPNCPLILPNHIALDQAREKKRGNAKIGTTGRGIGPAYEDKVARRAVRVADLIRGGALLEEKLKEMLELHNFQLSQFYGVDEVKFEDVLELCNQWREVLAPLVIDVTKVLHDYRKEGKSIMFEGAQGSLLDIDHGTYPFVTSSNTTAGGVSSGSGMGPLHLDYVLGITKAYTTRVGAGPFPTELHYDAATDTGDAIGRHLGTVGHEFGASTGRQRRCGWFDAEILRRSVEVNSLSGICLTKLDVLDGLEEIKICVGYEDVDSGCAGSSDAISFESLKPIYETMPGWSESTVGLTQIDQLPANALAYVKRLEQLIECPIDIVSTGPDRAETIILRHPFSA; encoded by the coding sequence ATGGGCAAAAATGTTGTGGTACTGGGTACCCAATGGGGCGACGAGGGTAAAGGTAAGATCGTCGACCTGCTCACAGATCAGGCGGCTGCGGTCGTACGCTATCAAGGTGGACACAATGCAGGTCACACACTTGTCGTCGGTGGTAAGAAGACTGTATTACACCTCATTCCATCAGGTATTTTACGTGAAAACGTATTGTGCTTAATCGGGAATGGTGTTGTTCTTTCTCCTGAAGCATTAATCAAAGAAATGGCAATTCTGGAAGCGGAAGGCGTACCTGTTAAAGAGCGTTTACGTATTTCACCAAACTGTCCTTTGATTTTGCCAAACCATATTGCATTAGACCAAGCACGTGAGAAAAAACGTGGTAATGCCAAAATTGGTACAACAGGTCGTGGCATTGGTCCAGCTTATGAAGATAAAGTTGCGCGTCGTGCTGTACGTGTAGCTGATTTAATTCGTGGTGGCGCATTACTTGAAGAAAAACTTAAGGAAATGCTAGAGCTGCATAACTTCCAACTTTCTCAATTCTATGGCGTTGATGAAGTTAAATTTGAAGATGTACTTGAGCTTTGTAATCAATGGCGTGAAGTGCTTGCACCATTAGTGATTGACGTGACTAAAGTGTTACATGATTACCGCAAAGAAGGTAAGTCAATTATGTTTGAGGGTGCTCAAGGTTCATTGCTTGACATCGATCATGGTACTTATCCGTTTGTAACAAGTTCGAATACAACCGCTGGTGGCGTAAGTTCTGGTTCTGGTATGGGTCCATTACATTTAGATTATGTATTAGGTATTACTAAAGCATATACAACACGTGTAGGTGCTGGTCCATTCCCAACTGAGTTGCATTACGATGCTGCTACAGATACTGGTGATGCGATTGGTCGTCATTTAGGTACTGTGGGGCACGAATTTGGTGCATCTACAGGTCGTCAACGTCGTTGTGGCTGGTTCGATGCTGAAATCCTACGTCGTTCAGTTGAAGTGAACTCATTGTCTGGTATTTGCTTGACTAAGCTAGATGTATTAGATGGTTTAGAAGAAATCAAGATCTGTGTAGGCTATGAAGATGTGGATTCAGGCTGTGCAGGTTCTTCTGATGCAATTTCATTTGAAAGCTTAAAACCAATCTATGAAACAATGCCAGGTTGGAGTGAGTCTACAGTAGGCTTAACTCAAATTGATCAACTTCCTGCAAATGCGTTGGCTTATGTAAAACGTCTTGAGCAGTTAATTGAATGCCCAATTGATATTGTTTCTACAGGTCCAGATCGTGCAGAAACCATTATTTTACGTCATCCATTTTCAGCTTAA
- a CDS encoding ATP phosphoribosyltransferase regulatory subunit: protein MTISETWLLPDGVADVLPEQAQVVEALRRQALDFLAVRGYQLVYTPFIEYIESLSSLSESNQDLDLVTFKVIDQLSGRLLGVRADMTPQVARIDAHVRPIEGVARYCYAGTVLHTKPQNFNATRAPLQLGAELYGHDSIEADVEMIDVMLGLLEKTDSLQGVHLDLGHVGLFRSLVKRAGLNKNTENQLSDLYQRKALPELEEFTQDLPMGTDFYALGRYASDLEALQAHLSPNILNDVDFKNAFDALKTTFAEIRSRWSSLDIGIDVIELRSYHYHTGLMYAIYAPNRAAPLAQGGRYDGIGEHFGRARPATGFSCDLYALGATQFAEIETVVAPKGNQQDLLNAIADARTQGLSVVQLLGNDDLSSVPYATHQMVLQNGQWVIEKI, encoded by the coding sequence ATGACCATTTCAGAGACATGGTTGCTCCCTGACGGGGTAGCAGATGTATTGCCCGAACAAGCGCAAGTTGTTGAAGCTTTGCGTAGACAAGCATTAGATTTCCTTGCAGTTCGCGGCTATCAATTGGTATATACACCATTTATTGAATACATCGAATCGTTATCTTCACTTTCAGAATCAAATCAAGATTTAGATTTGGTTACATTTAAAGTTATTGATCAACTTTCTGGTCGTTTGCTTGGTGTGCGAGCGGATATGACACCGCAAGTTGCACGTATTGATGCGCATGTTCGACCAATTGAAGGTGTAGCTCGTTATTGCTATGCAGGTACAGTCCTTCATACAAAACCGCAAAACTTTAATGCAACACGCGCTCCACTCCAGTTGGGTGCGGAGCTATATGGTCATGACAGCATCGAAGCTGATGTCGAAATGATTGATGTTATGCTCGGTTTGTTGGAAAAAACAGATAGTTTACAAGGTGTTCACTTAGACTTAGGTCATGTTGGTTTATTCCGTAGTCTGGTTAAGCGCGCTGGTTTAAATAAAAATACTGAAAATCAGCTGTCTGATTTATATCAGCGTAAGGCTTTACCAGAATTAGAAGAATTTACTCAAGACTTGCCAATGGGTACTGATTTTTATGCTCTAGGTCGTTATGCGAGCGATCTAGAAGCTTTGCAAGCACATTTAAGTCCAAATATTTTAAATGATGTTGATTTTAAAAATGCGTTTGATGCATTGAAAACAACTTTTGCAGAAATAAGATCTCGCTGGTCTAGCCTTGATATTGGTATAGATGTCATTGAACTGCGTAGTTACCACTATCATACGGGTTTGATGTATGCCATTTATGCGCCTAATCGCGCTGCGCCACTTGCTCAGGGTGGGCGTTATGATGGTATTGGTGAGCACTTTGGTCGTGCTCGTCCAGCAACAGGTTTTAGTTGTGATTTATATGCTTTAGGCGCTACACAATTTGCTGAAATTGAAACAGTGGTCGCTCCTAAAGGCAATCAACAAGATCTATTGAATGCTATTGCTGATGCACGTACTCAAGGTTTAAGTGTAGTGCAATTGTTAGGTAATGATGATTTAAGCTCTGTACCTTATGCGACGCATCAAATGGTGTTGCAAAATGGGCAATGGGTAATTGAAAAAATTTAA